Genomic segment of Eleutherodactylus coqui strain aEleCoq1 chromosome 1, aEleCoq1.hap1, whole genome shotgun sequence:
CTGCAGTGCGATCACAGTATGTACAagggtgacagagggagggggctccctctgtcatcaCGGTGTCCCGATCAAAAGTGATGACCTTCACTCCCATGGTGAAGCAAAAATAAGTGTGTAAAACAAATTCATCACAAATCTGAGCACCAAAAACGagctaaatgaagactagagcttgTCCTACAAAAACCAAAAGAATGCAGCGACACAAAaacatgtatttatttattttttaaatggaaaaaaaaaattagcatgcaaaaaaactatataaacttggtttcACCAAAATCATATTGTCCCAGAGAATGTTCTCACATGTTTACTCTGCATGCTGAATGgaggaattgtgttttttttttttttttttttttctcccccaatcCCACCccaataaaattaataaaagttatatgtacccaaaaatgatggcattaaaaaatgtaatttttaaatttattatatggtaccattaaaaatagaGTTGGTCCTGCATAAAAACAAAGCTTTCATATGGCTAAGTTGATGAAAAATTAGAGAAGTTCTGATTTTGTTAAATGgaaattaatggggaaaaaaatctttggtCCTGAACAGGTAATTGCATAATATTGAGGGAATTTGAGGATGAAATCTGGTAAGTGACCTATTACAGAAAATGCCAAGCTACTGTGTGTATTCATGAGTAATGTCGTTTTCTGTGTTCTTCGCAGgtagagagagaaaagaggaaaGAAGAGCAGAGGAAATTTGGGGTCTTCTTTGATGATGACTACAACTATTTGCAGCACCTTAAAGAAACAGGACCTGCTGAACTTGTGCCTTCTGAAACGCAGCGCACACAAAGGCGGATCATCGTGACGGAGGATGGGAAAGTTGAAGAGGAGGTTGAATATATTCAGGTTGAAAGAATGTTTCTACTCCCTTGATTCTTGGTTTTCAGCTGTAACTTTGTCTAAATCTAGAGAGTTTTCCTACAGTAAGACGGCCGCCCACTTCCAATCTAGTATAGTGGTCCAGTACTAAAGGTTCACCTGCAAACATCTCCCTTATACATGTCAGAAAGTGTTTGAGGTCACCTGTAATATGCAAGAGCATACAGTCACATTGCAGTGAAGTCAAAGGTGCGCACCACTCGGCAAAGCTTACCATCAGtggtgggaagggggggacagACGGGTCATGCTTCAAGGTTAacctttcctttaaccccttaatgaccaccaaTACGCCTTTTGACAGCCTGTATCGGCGGTCTATGTATTAAATTAGGCTGCTGTAAAAACATGACAGTCTAGCATAAGGCCCCTTAATGACTTCTGTAAAAACCTGTATGGCtagtcattaatgggttaagattagagatgagcgagcatactctgaaaagcactactcgctcgagtaatttgctttatccgagtatcgctgtgctcgtccctgaagattcgggtgccagcggggagctgcaggggagagcggggaggaacggaggggagatctttctctccctctctcccgcccgctctcccctgctccccgctgcgactcacctgtcagccgcagcggtccccgaatcttcagggacgagcacagcgatactcggatacagcaaattactcgagcgagtagtgcttttccgagtacgctcgctcatctctagttaagatgtatattcagagtttttttttttttaatttttaaaaaattttttttccttctgtaggATCCTTCTATAAACTTGCCTTCTTCAGTCTTTGCATCAGAATTTGAGGAGGATATTGGACTTTTAAATAAAGCAGCCCCTCAAGGTAAGTCGCTACTCAttctaaggcctgtttcacacgggctacaaaatcgcacaattttgtagcgatgtAACATCGCtgtaaaacacatgtatgtggagctgatggtttccaatgggctctttcaggctacaaaacatctctcatgtgaaagaacccattggagaccatgggcttcacatacatgcgttttgtagcaatgttgcattgctacaaaatcgtgcaatttttgtagcccgtgtgaaacggACCTAAAGGGAAAGTGTTTGTCACATGGTGCTCCTGGGacatgtagttctatgggtttctgtAGGTGTGGTTGATTCGGCTGGCTGgttgtgtggagttctccagccgaTCACCATTGGTCTTGTGCACATAAATGCCAGCCTCTATTACTAGAGGCTGCTGGTCATCATTTTGCAATTTATCTCTGAGCTCTGGTGCTTGGCGTCATGCATGTTCTGTTCGGTGTaagttgcatgcatgaggttctctGTGGGATTCCCTTGTGTCTGTTTGTTGCTTTGAACAGTGacctgttcagtgtctgtttacaGGTGTTCAGACATTAGGTGTAATCGGAGTATTGTTAGTGTCTGTAGGTGTGGTAGACAcctagtgtgaacagtgacttcttcagtgtctgttttcaGGTGTTCAGACATTAGATGTAAACAATGTCTTGGTCTGCGTCTATATgcatagttgttgttttttttttttttttgtgtggtgatGTCTGCGTCTGTAGATGTGCAGAGACCTGGTGAGTTTCTACATTGTATTCCCTTGCATCTATAGGTAAGCAAACACCTGTTGTGTTACTTatcttgtctggtgttcctgcctgttaccatctagggtgagccaggcccctaggtcccatcatggggccgtccctattgggacgattgcccctcttgtaggcagggttccctttttgtggttttagttgtcttgttagaatagGGATTTGCAAGACAACAAAGACCCTTGATGTGGGTTTGTGAGCTTACATATTCAGACCAAAATACAAACAAATGCCTTGTATGTACTTATTAGTGATCCCATCTCCCTAAGTTTATTTGTTGCTAAGTATTTTGGCGTCTGTAGTCTTTGtggttttttgcatgcacatttggtTTATGTTGTTGGTGTCCGTCCATAGGGCGTACCCCTTTCCTTCCAGCTTCCTAGAGGGTTGCGTTCATGTAGGTCGCTGTTCACATGGCCTGTATGTACATAACAGTATTGTTAGGAAATGACTGAATACCATGTGCTTGCTTATGTACAACTTACCTATGTACCTATCTGATCCCATTTAAGATATAAATGCCATCTACTTGCCAGTGCTAAATATTCTTAACCACTGGGATACTTCTGTATTTCTGTATGGTTTTAATTGATTGCCTGACTTCCCCATATATACCTATATTCTATAAATGTCGGCAGGACGTTGATCTCTGCTGAATAAGTCCTAAATCTATTTCGTCTTTAGGTCTGCGCCTGGACTTGGACCCTGATATTGTGGCAGCTCTGGATGAAGACTTTGATTTTGATAACCCTGAAAACCAGCTAGATGATGATTTCGTACTACAAGCCAACGATATTGCTGCTGTTGATGGGTACAGTGGGATTTTAATGTTGCCCGTGATGTTTGCCTTGTATTTGGTCTGTTTTGTGTGTGCTAGAAATACATTGTTGTGTACACATTCATGTATAGAAACGAGTGTGGAGCAGATGAGAATGAGTGGGAAGACTTTGACTCAGATGGTCCTTTTTCGGATGAAGAGGGTGATGGAGGAGATGGTCCCATGAAAGAGTTCATGTTTATGCAGGAGGAGACAAAGAGCCGCTTCTCACAGTATTCAATGTCGTCTTCCGTCATGAGGAGAAATGAGCAACTCGCACTACTGGATGAGCGCTTTGAAAAGGTACAAGATGTGTTTAATATTAGAACATAAATATGAGAAATGGTCTATTCATGAGAGCGTCACGGGTCTGCATATCAATTGCAGGATGTCTCGTCCAGTAAGCTGGAAATACAAGATGTGGGATAAACTGAGGCCATGGTAGGCCACTGTGTTACTGATACATACTACTAGTGCTGCCGCAGTTTAGTTATGCATGACTTCCGGCTACAACGTCTCACTGTTACCTCTTCATCAGGctaggttaaggcccatttacactagacgaatatcgctaaaaattcgctaatcagcgatcgttttagcgataatcagcgcgtgtaaatgggcgtggggcacccgcattttgggcacttttaggtgatcattaaaatcaagctcacctaaaaatcattactcacttttatcagtcgttctccacggggagtgctgatagcattgtttccccgtggagaacgaaGGATCTGAGCTCAGATAATAGCCTTAGGCTATTAGCATGcgctcagggaaggcttcatttacatacataattgctatttaagtagctgagtagctacttaactaccaattatttttttatgcaaaaaaaaaagctgtcatttgagcgattatctgctcctgtaaatgggcctttatttaggCAGAGTTCACACCTTTCTTTATGAACCAGTCCTAAACAAAACAATGTTATTTTATGTGTTTGATCTAGAAAGACCAATTTGATAGCTTTAATACTCATTCTAAATTTTACATTTAccgtatgttttttttaaatttttttttttattcagttttatgAGCAATTTGACGATGATGAAATTGGTGCCTTAGATAATGCAGAACTGGAAGGATTCATCCATGCAGATAGCAACCGCCTTCAAGATGTTGTAGAGAATTACTTCAAGGAGAGGGCAAAAGAGTAAGCCAATGCTATATAACCTTCATATGTTACTGTAAGATGGACAcacatttcccatttttctgAAGTTTTAAGCGACCCTtctgtcctggacaaacaaagatggccgcaccactgcTTTGATTACCTGATACGTATTGCGCATTAAAGGGGGaattcacatgtagctgatttcaCCCCTACAATttgaattaccatatatactcgagtataagactagtttttcagcacattttttaatgctgaaaaagcccccctcggcttatactcaagtgaggtaaaaaaaacaacaacaaaaaacccgtgatacttacctcccagccagcgtctgtgtccccggcgtgatggtcgacccggcggtgcggcaagctgcttgaatattctccctgcttggctttgaattcccccaccatcagcgctgtgtaggtaagggctgtgattggatcgagcgccaggcaatcacagccggcgctcaatcattcacagccattcagtgcatgacctcactgaatggctgtgattagtttatcgagcatcggctgtgattggctggcgctccatccaatcacagcgcttacttacacagtgctgacagcgggggaactcaaagccgagcagggagatgacagggaAAATTCTCcagcagtttgccgcagcgccggggagaccatcgcgctggggacacagacgccggctgggaggtgagtattgcattttttttttacctagtatatactcgagtatagcaaGGCTTATATTAGAGTCAATaaattttaccagtttttttgtggtaaaacttattgactcggcttatactcgggttggctaataatcgagtatatacggtaaattgaAAGTGGGAAATCTGGCTGCTGATCACTAAAACATGCAGCAAATCAACTGCATGTAAAGGCACCCTAGTGCACATCTTTAGTCTAAGACCCTAAACGCTGGTTTGATTGCCCAGTGCTATCCACGTGAGCATCAGGGGCCAGTTAAAGCACCATGTGGTGTCTTATACCAAAgatgtacattaaccctttccaatccactgtttgacgtctgaagacattctgatagaAGGCTTTacaactccgatgtcggaagatgtctggtagggtattctcactgtatattactggccactctgttgtcgggggactctccagcatgttccataccgcagtactggctctagccagtagacggcgctattgtataatggcagaaagagagatccccctaggaaaccctgaatccaaaattggattgcaaagggttaatgcacagtgAGGTAAATGTAAATGGGCCACACCTAGGTGTTTAAATTAAGAGGTACTTGTGGAGGGCTGCTGGTCCTAATCCAAGTATAGAACGTAATCACAGCACAATGTCAAAATTAATGTTGCACTACTTACATCTGTGTGCTATGGTTACATTCTATACTAATGTACTGTGTGCATCGGGTAGTTAGATAGTGTGGGCATCTTGTCCAAGATCGGACGGTCACTTTAACCAAAGCTCTGTAAAATGTTCTTTTCTCAGAAGctcagccattttttttccttttaaatttttttatcccTGCCTTACTAGAGGTGTAGCTTTTTACACCCCTTTTCCCATCAACATATTCCTGTAGGGATTATTTTAAGATGGCTCATAAAAGTTATTAGAAGTTTTTAAAATCgagtgtaattaaaaaaaattgcaatgctCTATCGCTGGATTGTATTTTTAACTGTGTACGTGGTGCTGCACAATTGATCAATTTATTTTGCAGGTCTGTACCATTATGGGAAAATTGATAGTTTATATTTTTctactctttaaaaaaaagttgccataatgttttttaatttttttattctgtagatGGGGCTGTGAGAGGGCTTTTTTTGTATTGCTAGTTGTAATTTTATTGGTACAATGTTGGTGTACGTACAACATTTTTTGAGAAATTAGGTGACCAAAAAAGGTTACTTTGACATTTTGACATCATGCGGAGTGAGAGAGCTGTTGGTCTGCATGATGCGGGCAAGGGAAAGCTGGCACGGCCCGCCTTCAGTACTCTAAGATCAGCTCCAAGTCAAATTTCATAAACcttgtgacagaatccctttaagaaaagaTGCGCCAGGGCTGTTGTTTCGTAAAGAATAAAAATACAGCTGGGTTGGGGGTGGTGGGATCCGAAGAAGTGGGATTTGACCCATTTGTCTGTTAGGGTGTATTCTGTGGTTATGCCATAAAGCTCTGTGATGGAAACgcccctttaagggtgcattaACACAGGAGAGAAAGTGGAGTAAGTTTTGtacgttgtgagacacacaaaaatacaacccattattggTAATGGGTTTTGTACATTGGCTATTTTTCTCATGGCAATGCTGAGAGATGGAAGAGTCTCAGCATGTTATATTGTCATGTGAGTCTCGCACAAAaagagaacatgcagatgtgGGGTCTCCTACACATTATCCAGCACATGGATGGAGTGTCTGGGTGCTGTGCAATGTGAACAATGACCGAGAATGTTGGGGCGTGACGCGCTCCCACTCGTGTAAATGCACCCAAAAGGCCcagttagacgcaacgattatcgctcaaaattcgctcaaaagccatcttttgagcgataatcattgcctgtaaacgtgcccatctttcagttttctgccaaacgacgGTCTGCGGTTCGGCTTGAAAActgtccttcagcagaacagctgataagacacaccgcacgctgtgttctgcccggggactgCTGATAACAGACGATTGCATTTTCTCAGCTGTCAGACCTGCTGACAGAACAAAggaaatttattcagagaacagtgggttgTCCTCTGAATAATTTCAGGTCCCAGTGGCCCACtagctgctaattggtactaattgaCATtagtactaattggcattagtaccaattggtagattatgcaaaatgattgctcaaaagccatctttcgagcgatcatctgtgtgtctaaatgggctttaagtcgTCTGTTTCTTCAATTTATTTTCCAGTGTGTACTATAATTTGTGAATTTGTCATAGTTTATAAGGTACAGTGATCTTGAGCATTTTAATTGGTTATGTACTCTTGCTGTTACTGAAGATGTGTGAAACTAAAAGACGTCGAGCACAGACCGGAGTTGGACTTAATTGAGGAAGATGAGGAAGATAAGGAAGAAATGCAAACTCTAGTTCTAGAAGAGCCTggggagaagtgggactgtgaaTCTATCCTGAGTATGTATACAATACTGACATTTTTAGTAGCTCCATGTTACAGTAAATCTACTATATGGATAACCTCAATGACTTGTTTGGTCTGCTTTGTCCtactgggtttttaaaaaaaatgtatgaattGCATTAGGCTTGAGAGAAGTAACGAGCTTCTACCACATATAATAGATATCTTATTTTTAAACAGCTGATATGTATATTGCTCCTTAGTGTAAATATATTTTGGCAGCTTTTCCATAATTTAGTAGAATAGTAGGTTGCAAaacatttaaatgttttttttttttttcttttaacaggcACATATTCTAATTTGTACAATCACCCGCAAATTATCAAGGATCCACCAAAGGTAAGAATATATGTACACTGTTTTAAGGTGATGATGGATCACTGCTTATGCTTGTTAGAGCATCTGGATATTACAATCCCATTTGAAATGAGGTAATAAAAGGGTCAGAATATTGATGATGATAGCAGTGCCCATATTTTTAGTACAGATGTAAGAGTGCTTTATATGCTCTCCAGTTCTATATTCTGTTACTGGAAAGGACTAGGGAGATATtgatagggggcacaagagcaaTATATAACCGTGCAGCAGTGTTTATTCAACCTCTGGTATAACTGATTCACCTTGAGCgtactatatttttagaattgagaataattaaaagttatattttagtcccAGATTTTTATCAGTGAAGCTGCTAATTTTTGAGTGGGATCAATATGAGATACTAATTATTTTCAGTTAAGTCTGTTAGGCTAGAATTGTTTTATACAAAATTTACATAAACATTGCTTATCTATTCCTTAGGTCAAACTAATAAAGGTATCTACTAAATCTGGAATCCCACTGGGAGTTCTTCCTGAAAGAGGACTTACAGCAAAGCAGATAGAGCGTATGGAAATGATTAATGGCGGAGACTTGCCTAAGGTGTCCACCCAGCCACGATCCAAATGTGAAAACACTGATGAGCGAAAAGCTAGGAAACAAGCAATAAAGGAAGAACGCAAGGTGAGCATGTCCTCCTTTTGAGTTTCCAGAATATATCAGAACAAAAAAACTCTGATTTCAACTATTTTACTAattccctatttttttttctactccttTTTCATGCTTTCTTCCCAGTTTGTAGCTAACTGGGCAGTTTTGTACGCTGTTACACATGACTACAATGTTCTACTGTGAGCATGCCCTTCTGCCATAACAGAATAGGCAACAACTATATATGCGCATTTAGTCAGAATGCTGCCATCATGCATGCTTGACTAGACTACAAGAAGATATAGTTGCTGGCAACAAAAGCTAAACAAGGATCATGTATGGGGCATTTAGCAAGGCATTATGTAACATATGGGGCAACACTTGTgattacaatatattgcaattatCTTACTCAGATCTTGTAGATGAAACAGGATTATAGTATTGGAAAAATGTTAAAACATTCTTGTGATTAATTCCAGGAACGAAGGATGGAGAAGAAGGCCAACAAACAAGCCTTTAAAATAGAAAAGAGCAGACAAGAGAAAGAGCAACTGAATTTGAGACAGAACCTTCAAGGGCTCAAGTTATCATAAACTATCGTTCGGAATGTCCCGTGGGGACACAGACTGAAGCAGAAGTAGTGTACAACACTACAAGATCAAGAGAAGACTATCCACCAGCAATCTTACATTGGGAACATCAAGCATCGGAAGTATtgcagaattttatagaagaacaGCGAACTGATTTTACAAGTTGCCACATTTTGCTGAGCAAAAACTCTAATATTAAAATAGAAAAGGGTACAAATAATTATGGTTTTTATTGCTATATGATCTGTATCATGCCTGCATTGTAAATAAGGAAGTAGTTATATGGACAACATGCTGTTCATAAACTGTTTGTTTTCTTAACAGATTAACCTATTTAATACTATTTTGAATGGAATTTGACAAATGTGTTATCTTTACAAATATAACAGATGTGAGACTTGCTTTTCTCTATTCTCTTATTGAGAGATAATAGGCTAATCAAGTGAGAGACTGTTGTGTAAGACCTTCCTAGGCCCTAATTGGGCAGATGAACATGGGTTGTCCTGTTGAGACGATCCCTTTTAAGTGTAGGACCACACGAAGTGGTACTAATgtgttttagttttgtttttacaattttaaattttatttattttgagaatTTTTCTAAACATGTAACAATTAACAAACTGGAGAGGCAAAGATCCAAGTGCAAAACCAAGACTAGGTAAACATATCACGGTATGTAAACAAGCAGAAAATATACGAATCTTAATTACATGCATACAAGATTAAAAAATGTTGAGAAAAAAACATCCGCCACCCTTCAGTAGGGTATAAAGGGGGAGGTGTTGAACATGGTGAAATAGCACATCACGTTACTTGTGGACTGCTGGCCCAGCACAAGCAGCATAACCCCCATCAATAGAGCAAAATAAACAGTAGAAACAACTAAAGAGGATACATAGCAAGATAATTCTGTCCAGGTTGCCCAGAAAAATAATGTGGAAGGCTTTAGTAGTATATCTATGGGAATATATTTCTTCTAAATGCTATGTAAGATTGATAGAATTTAATAACTGCAGAAAGAGAAGGTGCAGCTTAGGATTTCCATCTTGCAGCAATTGCAAAATGCAAcgtgaaaaaaaatatgaaagatAACGGAATAAAAAGATGGTAAGTTATTCGTATATAGAAAACAAAGAGCTGGTTCCGGGGGCCACATAATGATGCGTTTCACTATAAACAATCAAAGAccacattccaaaaaaaaaaaacaaggatggGAGAAATAAAATGTAGCGGAAGGACCAAGACCGGAACCAATGGGAGGATGCAGAAACAAATTGCCACCAAACAGAAGCTGACATTTGCAAACTTGGTAGAGTCTGTAAGAAAGGAGGCTTGACCCTAAAGAGAGAAATCAGGAGAACCACTTCTGTATTTGACTCCATTGAAACCCATTTTTTATTTGAAGAAGAGGTCCACCAGTGTTAGATTTGATCCAGAttcaaggcagaaaaaaaaaccgcttaaTGTCGGGTGCCACCTAATTCGTCATACCACCTTGGCCGTCAGCTGCCCTGTTCCCCATTGGCAATTCTGCCAGATGGCAACAGTTGTGGGATAGGCTggcactaagcaaaaaaaagccTCTCAATAATATTACACAAATAAAACTGAAAAGCAATATAATAGTGTTCAGCTTGTGCACCCTGCACAAGAGGTGAATAAAATTTGGGAGATATTAACATAATAAAATATCTTAAATATAACAGtcctaatatataaaaaaaaaatagcatcaaaATATTGATTAATCAGGAATGACAAACATTCTTGACTGCAGAGGACCAACCTTGAGTGATCAGAGGTGGGGACATGAGAGTGCAGCTTGGATGACGGGTATCCCATGTCTTCAGAAGAGACAAACAATCTACCACAGATACTGCAAGATAAGATGCTCTGTTTCTTGAAATAAGCTTGGAAGGGAAGCCCCGTTTGTACTTGATATTGGCACCACGAAGAGCAGAAGTGACTGAGGAGAATTGTTTGCAGAGTTACAGTCGTTGAAAGCTCAGGAAACA
This window contains:
- the LTV1 gene encoding protein LTV1 homolog, which codes for MPHRKKKPFIEKKAAVTFHLVHRSQRDPLAADETAPQRVLLPTEKVEREKRKEEQRKFGVFFDDDYNYLQHLKETGPAELVPSETQRTQRRIIVTEDGKVEEEVEYIQDPSINLPSSVFASEFEEDIGLLNKAAPQGLRLDLDPDIVAALDEDFDFDNPENQLDDDFVLQANDIAAVDGNECGADENEWEDFDSDGPFSDEEGDGGDGPMKEFMFMQEETKSRFSQYSMSSSVMRRNEQLALLDERFEKFYEQFDDDEIGALDNAELEGFIHADSNRLQDVVENYFKERAKECVKLKDVEHRPELDLIEEDEEDKEEMQTLVLEEPGEKWDCESILSTYSNLYNHPQIIKDPPKVKLIKVSTKSGIPLGVLPERGLTAKQIERMEMINGGDLPKVSTQPRSKCENTDERKARKQAIKEERKERRMEKKANKQAFKIEKSRQEKEQLNLRQNLQGLKLS